A stretch of the Chelonia mydas isolate rCheMyd1 chromosome 5, rCheMyd1.pri.v2, whole genome shotgun sequence genome encodes the following:
- the SMIM15 gene encoding small integral membrane protein 15 yields the protein MLEKMFDIKAWAEYIVEWAAKDPYGFLTTVILALTPLFLASAVLSWKLAKMIEAREREQKKKQKRQENIAKAKRTKRD from the coding sequence ATGCTAGAAAAGATGTTTGATATCAAAGCCTGGGCTGAATATATTGTGGAATGGGCTGCAAAGGATCCATATGGCTTTCTTACCACTGTGATCTTGGCCCTTACACCATTGTTCCTAGCAAGTGCAGTGCTATCATGGAAACTGGCAAAAATGATTGAGGCCAGGGAGCGGGAGCAAAAGAAGAAACAGAAACGCCAGGAAAATATTGCAAAGGCCAAACGAACAAAGAGGGATTAA